The nucleotide window ttttgatGCTTCCTTGAACATATTATTAGACATTTTGAATTTAGatcaatgtttttgtaagaaaattggTAGGTAAAAAACTCAGaccttcacattttttttattttttaaatgattttatatatcaatatatgcatatatgtatgtatataactatatatgtttgtgtgcatgtatatataagGCGCATAcacatgtgtatgtgtgcatgtgcatgtgtttaTGTACGTGGTTGCGTTTAAAGGTTCGATTCTGACTTGAAAAGATTCTATTAGGTATTTTATGTCTGGTTTGATGCGCCTATTGGGTATGTATCAATAACGGCATGTTATACACCAGAGTGGGAGAAGTGGTGGAAGAATCCTGAAAATGTGGAGTTGTTTCAGTTCATGGGCAAAGACAATGTGCCATTTCACACTGTGAGTTTACTTCCTACaactttttggaaaatttttagaaCCAAACCTTATTAAAATGAAACAAACTTATTCACTAAACAGTGAATGGTCACTGCATGCTTTTCCTCTGTTCTATCTTCTTCAAAATGCTTGGACTGGTATGACAGGTGTGGTTATTACAGATAGTAAATCTGTCTCTTGTATGACATTGTCTTACTGGATggctgtttttttctttttccaaatgcTTATATTCATTACTTGACTCTTAATCCAACTTTTCTATCTTTTGAGTTACTGCATGTATGCTTCCCGAAGTCCTAATTCGGTCATGGGGCTCTGTCCCTATAATGAGGATTACTTGATTGAAAGACACAGAAATGAGTAAAGATATTTGGCTAGGATTTGAAAACTGTCCCATGTGTCATCTGTGCAGGTTGTGAGCTGTTTTTTTTCTGCCAGTTCAGCCTAGACTGGTCAATGAACTGGTTAAAGAGCGTACTGGCTTTTACCTGGATCTTAGAGATAGGGATGGCCTTGCCTGTCTATTCAGAGTTGGGTTCGACTTCTGAGCCCAGTCTAATCTGTGCAGATCAGTTTGATCAGGTAATGGCCCATTGGTGGGCCAGCCATTTTTTAACCTAcacaaaaatgagcattttgatgcATACACTCCTATAGTTATTAGTTACAAGATAACAGGACTTGCAAAGACCTTGAATCCTTTTACAGATTGGAAGTGACGTTGACCTGTTCACAACCATTTATTATTTCATGTTTTGTGATTAGGTCTATGTTGTTAAGGCGTTGCCTAGGCACAGCTCCTTCATTCATTGCCTGAGTCCAGCACTTAGGGAATGTAAGGTGGGCGTGCGCCTATGCTAACAGCTGGTCACGCCTATATGGGACTGGGTGTGCCTCTGCCTAGTCCATTGAAGTCAAAGGGACACTCATCTAACTCAACAGGGTTCTTCCTTCTTAAAATCTTTAATCAGGATTAAATATTGTTGGAGACCGGTGTGGTGTTAATGTTTAAGTTGTGGAAGCCTAAGAGATAGTCTTCCACTCTTGCTTGAATGTGGGAATGGTTATTTAAGCAAGCAGAAGACACATATTTCATTCATGTCAACTTCATTTAGGCGATAATTCAGATGATGATGGGcttgcatcttcttcttcagatCACTGATCACTATgcattttttgttataatttatgaattgaaatgaaCATTTGAGTCTAGGAACTTATCGAATGATTTTCAGTTTCTTGAAGCTTCAATGatacaaactttatattttgtCTTCAGTATACAAGTATAATATAAATCATAAAGTATTGACTGTTATGGATGGTTGTTATATATCACTATTAGCCATAAACTCATATTATATAACTTAATACTTAATagcttaatatatataatagttattttccacactttttaacatatatattaggTTATATATGACAATCggatatattatataatttatattatataatattgaCTGTATGTAATACATACAGCCATAATTTGTTAAATGGTCACCTAAGTGCACCTCGGTGCACCTAGGCACTAGGTGGGACCTGTCGCGCTGGCTGCACCCAATGACTTTGATAACTTAGGATTAgattgcttccttttctttgtcgTGTAAAAGTGTATACAGCTTGTCATATCAAAAGGTCAAGTTTAACTGTAGGGGGGAGTGTAGAGAATATTTCTAGCATCCATGGTTCTTCATGTAACAatctatttttatgtatttcttGGATTTAGGTCATCATAAGGTAAGCAAGCAGTTCACTTTTGTACTCTTTTCCCTTTAGGGTAGGTCACTTTATGAGCAATGGAGGTTATTAGAGCAAGCCTATATACTTCTAGATCACGAAATCTATCTCCTTTTGGCACTCAAGTGAATCAGATTCTGACTATGTATATTGAAATGCacatcttttatatttttatatctatgGGGTTTCTTAGACGCTCATGGATTTGCCGGATCATTTGCTAGGCTAGGCTTTTAGGAACTTAAATTAAAAGAACATGGTGAATGAAACAGATGTCTGACTATCTATATTGAAATGCACATCATAGAGGTATCCTTTTAATGAAGCTGCTTGCATAGTATAACCATCTTCGCTTCTGTGAACTTGTCTTAGTATACATCAAAGGATATATGTGATTTTCAATTTACATTATGCTTATGTTGGTTGTAGATTTTGTCATGATGCTTCATGAATATTTTGAATATTGGAAGCTAATTtggctttgattttttttttttaaagtttgtttGTTTGGTTAAACTTGTCTTGCTTTATTTATTTCAGGTCATGTTTCCTTCAACATTGTTGGGTACTGAAGAAAGCTGGACATTAATGAAAACTATCAGTGTCACAGAGTATTTAAATTATGAAGCAGGTCTGCTTTTTGGGTTGGTTTGCTTACTTAGTTATTTTAGTTTGTTGCTTTTGAGATAATCTCAAAGTCCCAGAATTCAGTGTAAACTTGGTTTGCAATTCTTTTAGCATCATCTTAGTTTTAAAGCATTATCTTTCATTGAAGGGGTTCTGTCCAGTAGGAATTATGTACTTATTGTTGCTAGGGTCATCCTTTCTAAAGACAGGCCTTCTGAATGTATAGGGGatttgttgctttcttggtGGATACATCGCCAAGAATGAATGGGATGTCCACTATGGTTGAGTGGATGGCCTACATGTAATAGTCAATGACTGAGTAGGATTTTCTCCTACTTGGTTAGTTCTTCAACTTATTTTTCATATCATATTTTCTGGATTATGGTGGTCActataaatttataattattttgTGACTACCATGTCCAGGAAAGTTCTCCAAAAGTAAAGGAGTGGGAGTTTTCGGCAATGATGCAAAAAATACAAGCATTCCGGTTGAAGTGTGGCGCTATTACTTGCTAACTAATCGACCTGAAGTAGGTTAAGTTTCACCTTTTTGTTTGCCTGATTACTTAGAGAACTTGTGATGATTTCATTGGATGGCCTGAGCTTATATCTCCTGTGCTCTTTGTTCTTAGGTGTCAGACACCTTGTTTACATGGACAGATTtacaagcaaaacaaaacaGCGAGTTGCTGAAGAACTTGGGAAACTTCATTCATCGAGTGTTGAGCTTTGTTGCAAAACGGGAAGGTTAGCATTGTCCCCATAACTAGGCaaacataattttcttattCTCTGCTGTACCTATTGTTGGTCATTGGTCCCAGCCATGTTGAGGATTGGTGCGTTAGGGTAGGAAAGTCTCAATGTCTTGTAGAAGAAAATTCCAAAGCACAGTTCCTCAGATGAAAAATGGCAGGTGTTATCTTCTAAGGTGTGAAGCCCTTCATGGGTATTACATGCATCACTGGATGGGGAATGGGGATGGTAGGATGTTGGACAGGAATAAGTGGTGACATCGTCAGGAATTTGACTGCTGACTGGAGGAGACGAGTGATGAGGATTTTGGAGGAAAGGTAGAATGGTTACTGGTGCATGGGAAAGGGAACGAGATTGGAATAAACTTGAAATttaacctttcctttttttttccccttaaatTATGAAAAGGTGGATAATGGTCCATGTTAGACTGGAACTCGTGACCAAGCCTTGCCATGTTTTGGCCTGGATTTATTTGCGGGACCCTTTAGAAATGTGTGCCATGTGCCAAAAACAGAGTGGGTGGATGGATACCTGGGATCTTGTCCACCCGGAGATTGTTGTTCTTGCATCTTAGAGATTTGTAATGGACCATGTGTCAGACCCTGTTCTTGTTGTCTACAAATTGTAAATAGTTCTGAAGTGCAAACACTGTTTCTACTGATTCTTGGTCATTAATATAGGAGAAGGGTATGGATCAATAGTTCCAGATGCACCTGATGCAGAGTCACAtgctttaacaaaaaaatttggggatACTGTTGGCGACTTAGTTGAGCAGTATCTGGAAGCTATGGAGAAGGTGGTAGTACAGTCCTATTTCTCTCCTTTACCGCTGATTTTGTGGGATATTTGTGATTCATGTCACCATACTTTCtaaaatttgtaatttcttctctttaatttttttcttgtcagGTTAAGCTGAAACAAGGATTAAAAATAGCAATGACAATTTCTGGTGAGGGGAACTTGTATCTGCAAGTAAGATCTCCATTTTTTTGCAGTGCGGTATTTGTTTTACATTCTTCTAATTGCCATGTAACACCTTGAAGGTTATTTTACAAATTGTATAGGAGAGTCAATTCTGGAAGCTCTACAAAGAGGACAAGACTTCTTGTTCCATCGTAATGAGGACATCAGTTGGGCTGGTTCACTTATTGGCATCTCTTTTAGAGCCTTTCATGCCTTCTTTCTCTGTCAAGGTAAGGCTATAATCTAATTGACCTTTTGAGTAGTAGAGCTTTTCTGGGGCCATGTCTTACATCTCAATGTTATGTCTGTTCTTTGATAGTTGCTTAATTCCTTTTTGTACTTCTGGTAACATGTGTAGGTGCTTCAACAACTAAATTTGCCTTGTGAAACGTTATCATTTTGTGAAGAGAATGGGAATGTTGGTAGGGCTCGGCGGCCTTGGGAAATAATACCTGCTGGCCACAAAATAGGTCAACCAGAGCCATTGTTTGTAGAAATGGTATGTCTATATAAGCTCCTATTGGTTCTTATTTTTCCCTACTAATTAAGGAACCTTAAAATCCTAGCAAATTTTGTGCCTTGCAGAAAGATGAAGAAGTAGAGAAATACAGAGAGAGGTTTGCTGGAAGCCAAGCTGACAGGATAGTCAAAGCTCAAGCTGAAGCTGAAGCAAAGAAGGTTGTTAAACAGCTGCAGAAAGCAACCATTTCAGGTGATGTTCTTTCTGATATATGTAAGTGTATTCCAGTATATTTTAATATGCCAGTCATTTAAACTATCTGATCTGTTGCTATTTTTAGGCTGTATTGCTTTGTGCATACGGTGTAACAGTAATGGTCATGGAATTTCatagtttcttttgtttggcGGAAgtgttagttttttttctctctttctgcaTCTCTTCTATGacagatgaaacaacaaaaaaaaagaaacaaacaaaatctgcagcagcagcaaaagGAAAGGATGCTGAACCTGAGATTTCTGTTGCAAGGCTTGATATCCGTGTTGGCCTCATCACTAAGGCTCAGAAGCATCCGGATGCTGATTCACTGTATGTTGAGGAGATAGATGTTGGTGAAGCATGTCCACGTACTGTTGTTAGTGGCCTTGTCAAGTACATCCCTCTCGAGGAAATGCAGGTGCTGTTTCTCCTCTAACTGTCATGCCTtctgacattcttaaaccaaatAATGTGTTCTTAACTTCTTTGACCCGTCTGCAGCTTCACCATAGTGTTTTAAGTCAATCTCATGGCATAGCTGCAGGAGTGGCATCATTTGTTCTCATTTCATATTGTGTAGTTTTTCTGGCTTTGGAAGATCAATCACCTTATTATAAATTGCTATTGCTGTGGCACTATATCTGTCGCATATGccaaattaatttaaaaaaaaaagtgcttctTTGAGCATATTATTGGCCCTTGCTCTTCAAAGCAATTTGAATTGTGGGTTCCAGCTAATATAATACGATTCTTTTGCATTAAAGTCATTATGTGAAAAGCCTCTTTAGATTATTAGGGGCTGtatttttatcaatttataGTCTAAAGGTATAACATGTTATGTTGGATAACCTGAAGACTTGTTTGCAATCAATTTCCAGAATCGGAAAGTTTGTGTGCTTTGCAACCTGAAGCCAGCAGCCATGAGGGGCATCAAGTCGCAAGCCATGGTTCTTGCTGCCTCGAACAATGATCACACGATTGTAAGATACATTTGTGAAGTTGtcattttttctgttctttaagGGCGTATTCTTCCCTGCTTCCATCATGTAGTTGCTTATGGAAAATCGATTCTTCTTCTTAAGGTTGAGTTGGTGGATCCTCCAGAGTCTGCCTGTGTTGGGGAGAGGGTGAGATTTCCTGGTTTTGATGGCAGCCCCGATGATGTGCTGAATCCAAAGAAGAAAGTTTGGGAAACGGTGCAGGTTGACCTGAGAACAACTGAAGATCTTGTTGCCTGTTACAAGGATGTGCCTTTCACGACCTCAGGTGGTGTTTGCAAAGTTTCATCTATTCGTTGCGGCACAATTAGGTAGTTTCATGGATGGTTATACCTTTCTGCTTATCTGTTGGCGGTAATGATTTTGACTCCCATATATTTATTGTTTACATATTGATTGAGACTCAATGAAATTGAGCTTCAGAGGACTTTCTGGGTCTAATATTTCATTTGGAATGAAATGTTATCATTGATTGCTTGGAAAGCATTATTCTTTTCTGGTTTTTGGTATGATGGAGCAGTTACCTACATCAGGAAGCATGTCCTTGAATCGTTTAGGCACCAGTCTGAACATCTGTAAGCATCTATCCTGTCTACAAAGTGCACCTGGCTTTTGCTGACTGAGGTAATCGGCTGTATCTACAAGCTAATGCATCTTACATGCACACAGTTGAGGAGTTGTTTCTGTGATAGAGAAAAAGCCGATCGTACCATTAAAAGGTTGGTAGCAGCAGCTGCAAACGATCAAGGTTAATTTCTTCACTGGAAGTGCAGGATATGTTACATGTAACTGGCAAAAGAATTCGTGATGAAAGGAAGACTGTGTGAGTGTTTAACGTGAGTATTCAAAGGATTAGGTTTTGCAACAGCATGGTAGGAGAGATACATCCTGAAGTGAAGcatctcttccttttcctttttccttttccttgctttttccttttccttgcttCTGAGGTTCAAGACTGCTTCGAGACTTGGTGAGGAGCAGTACATCAATCAACTAGAATATCTTGCATCCACCATTTGCAGTTTGGAGGATTGGAGGAATAACGCTCAAGGTGCATCCACCATTTGCAGTTTGGAGGAATAACGCTCAAAGAATTGAACTGATGACTGGACTTTTGTTTGCCCACCAGTTCGACCAGCTAAGTCCTGCCAgctattaattaaaaaaaacgtCACGCAGTTATTTGATTGTGGAAACTCAAAAGGAGTTTGGAATGGTGGGTTCCGCCTTGATTCAAATCTAAAGGGTGTCTTTTCTTATGTACGTCAATATGCACAGATTCTGCGGCCAATGAGACGCACAAGTGATCTTACTGCTGTTCTCAAGAGCGTTCACGCCGGGCTTTCCTCTCAACCCATATCAAGAAAGTTATCTGAACATGGCTTCTGAATGCAACCATTGGTAAGGTTTCTTGAATGGGTTCTGTATACAGAGATTGCCTCAGAAATGgcatatatcaaaaaatttctggctctgctccTAGCAATGGTCCATTTCGTGACGATGCCAATATGATCAGTCATTCAAATCGGCCGATTCAGCCCTGtgatagttggtatttcaataaataattaatacaataaacctttttccttttttacttttgaaaatgCGTGATAGGAACTGATAAATGCTGATGTGATTGGTTTCaggtttggatcagattttgtttgaaataaatattttatacacAATGCTCTTATATCTTGATAATCGATCTGATGCCAttcaaaatcagattcagatatgacctTGAACATTCGAAAAAGTGGATACGGTTAAAGTATATCTTATTTGAATATGATTGGTTGACATTTTTATGAGCCGGTGCATGTTATATGATATGCCAATGGAGGGTTTACTTGGGGTCTCTCTGATACGATGTGGTACCAATATATATTGGATTGGTCCCATTATTAAGGACCAAACTGACCAAGTCAAAGAAATCACTTGACTCtattttttcttcgtttttctgCACAATTGCTCATCTCCTTCTCTGAAACTTCTAAAGGAGTCGACTGATTCATCATAAATTTATTTGCATGTGGACCATTGGCTCTCACCAAGTCAAGGTCTTTTATGTTAGTCCTTTTTGCATATCTGAGAATAAAATATAACTCTTCCAAAAGAGGTCCAACCCTCCCTCTACTAGACCTCCTAGCATTTGGAGGtgcagactctctctctctcggtagTACAATTGGGTAACAGATTGTAGCCACCTCCTCGGTGCgattcttggagggtgctaCCTTGATGGTATTGAATAGTAGTATTGATCTTGAAATTAGGAGAGCCATTATGAGGCCAATTAgacttcttcttgttctttcccCCACCCCCCACCTCCCCCTTCTTGCCGCGCCGCAACTCTCGCCTCTTTtcccctctctcctctctctcactcactcactcactcacatGTAATCAGGGAAGAAGCATGACAGTAGTGTACTAGATTTTGTTATATAGAGTCTCCAAAATCCAGTTCAATTGCACAATCAGTTTGCTTAttcatgaatatgatttttcagATCTGAATTTGGTAATCAAGGTTTGGATCCAAGGCAAAGCTTGAATCCATGATCCAGAAACTATCTGCAAGGCCCAATTTCATGTAAAGACCAATTGTAAGCTAGCAAGACCCAGTTTCAGTTTGAAAAGGAAGTCAGATCTAGCTCCGAACAACCAAACCAAATTCAAGTAGGTGAGTCAAGATGGACTCGGTAAAGCCTTGCCGCCTTGGTCTGGTCTGCTCCAAAACCATCAGCAGCCCCACACAGGAGTGACGCCATTGTTAAGTAAATGCACAACTATGACCAGTCACATGGTCCATCTCTTATAGGCCTCATATGTAACTCAGTTTTAGGATGAGAGTCCCATCCAACTGCtagctcctcctcctccttcctcaaAGCCTTTTTTGGCCACAGAGGAAGACAGAGTTGCAGTTGCAGAGGAGAAGCATCATCCATGGACAGGGAACCGGAGCAGCTCCGATTCCTAGGCTTCTTCGGCATCTACAAAGAAGCCCTCAAGATCATCCACTCGCGCAGACGGCTCTTCGGCCTCGTCTCCCTCACCCTCATCCTTCCCCTCTCCGTCATCTTCCTCGCAAACTATGAGATCTCAGCAGCCATATTTGCGAAAATCAATCAGACTGAGGCGACTCCAAACACGGCCCACGACAAACTTAGAGGGGAGTGGGCTCAATTTTGGCTGTTCAAGTTGGGATACCTAATCATCGTAGTAATCTTCTCTCTCCTATCGACCTCAGCCGTCGTGTACATGGTCGCCTGCGTCTACGCAGGCAAGGACATGACGTACAGAAAGATCATGGCGGTCGTCCCGAGAGTCTGGAAGCGATTGATGGTAACCTTCTTCTGGTTGTTCATCATCGGTGTCGGATACAATCTGACATCGCTATTGGTGATCGCGATGATCATAGTTTTTCTTAAAGGTGTTGCGGAACTTGTACTAGTCATTGTGCTAACAGTGCTGTATCTTGTTGGGCTGGTATATTTGTGTGTGGTTTGGCAATTGGCCGGCGTGATTTCTGTTCTGGAGGAGAAGTGCGGGTGGGCGGCCATGGCGAAAGGCAAGGAACTGATCAAGGGGAAGTTATTCGTAGCGAGTGCGATATTCGTCGTGCTTTCCCTGATAGATGCCGGAATCCATGTCGGATTTGTTGCATTGGTTGTTCAACCCTACTGGGCCGAGGTCGGGCCGAGGGTGGGGTGTGGGTTCatgtttctcttcctcctttGTGGGATCATATTGCTGGGGCTGGTGACTCAGAGCATCATCTACTTTGTGTGCAAGTCCTACCACCATGAGAGCATTGACAAGTCAGGGTTGTCTGATCACCTAGAGCTCTATGGGAAGTATGTGCGCTTGAGCAGGCAAACAGCGCAGACGGATGATCAACAGTCCCATGTTTGAACCTTctgtgatattttttttgcCTTGAGATATTGTGAGTTTGAGTTACTTGTGAGATATTGTGAGTTTGAGTTACTTGTACACAATTACATGGTGTAATATTGTCATGAACAATTGAATTATTTACAAGGATAGAAGGTTTCTTTTCCGTgctaaaatgtgtttttttgaggtttttcttttgatcttCTATGCAGTTCACCATAAATCCACTTTTTAGTTATGATTCTGGTCACATGTACGCATGTTGTTCCAGCATTTGAAAGATAAGAAGATGTTcatttttgaacttttcttcccttttttttggtaaaaaaaaggGTTACGTCTACTAACAAAATACACAGAATAAATGGTGGAACTTTCATTTTTGCactgaaagaaaatgaagaaca belongs to Nymphaea colorata isolate Beijing-Zhang1983 chromosome 13, ASM883128v2, whole genome shotgun sequence and includes:
- the LOC116267083 gene encoding probable methionine--tRNA ligase, which translates into the protein MGEATGGRTPKLPIDGRRNVLITSALPYVNNVPHLGNIIGCVLSADVFARYCRLRGYNTVYVCGTDEYGTATETKAMEEGCSPKEICDKYHAIHKEIYEWFDIGFDHFGRTSSPNQTVVCQAIFNKLLENKWLTENTMQQLYCDTCNRFLADRLVEGTCPTAGCDYGDARGDQCEKCGKLLNPTELIDPRCKVCRSSPRIRDTNHLFLELPLLKDKLEEYINKMSVAGSWSQNAIQATHAWLREGLKSRCITRDLKWGVPVPLEKFKDKVFYVWFDAPIGYVSITACYTPEWEKWWKNPENVELFQFMGKDNVPFHTVMFPSTLLGTEESWTLMKTISVTEYLNYEAGKFSKSKGVGVFGNDAKNTSIPVEVWRYYLLTNRPEVSDTLFTWTDLQAKQNSELLKNLGNFIHRVLSFVAKREGEGYGSIVPDAPDAESHALTKKFGDTVGDLVEQYLEAMEKVKLKQGLKIAMTISGEGNLYLQESQFWKLYKEDKTSCSIVMRTSVGLVHLLASLLEPFMPSFSVKVLQQLNLPCETLSFCEENGNVGRARRPWEIIPAGHKIGQPEPLFVEMKDEEVEKYRERFAGSQADRIVKAQAEAEAKKVVKQLQKATISDETTKKKKQTKSAAAAKGKDAEPEISVARLDIRVGLITKAQKHPDADSLYVEEIDVGEACPRTVVSGLVKYIPLEEMQNRKVCVLCNLKPAAMRGIKSQAMVLAASNNDHTIVELVDPPESACVGERVRFPGFDGSPDDVLNPKKKVWETVQVDLRTTEDLVACYKDVPFTTSGGVCKVSSIRCGTIR
- the LOC116266971 gene encoding uncharacterized protein LOC116266971, whose protein sequence is MDREPEQLRFLGFFGIYKEALKIIHSRRRLFGLVSLTLILPLSVIFLANYEISAAIFAKINQTEATPNTAHDKLRGEWAQFWLFKLGYLIIVVIFSLLSTSAVVYMVACVYAGKDMTYRKIMAVVPRVWKRLMVTFFWLFIIGVGYNLTSLLVIAMIIVFLKGVAELVLVIVLTVLYLVGLVYLCVVWQLAGVISVLEEKCGWAAMAKGKELIKGKLFVASAIFVVLSLIDAGIHVGFVALVVQPYWAEVGPRVGCGFMFLFLLCGIILLGLVTQSIIYFVCKSYHHESIDKSGLSDHLELYGKYVRLSRQTAQTDDQQSHV